The window CAATTCCCAAATCTTGAGGCGTAAGTCATGAGGCATAAGGCATGAGACTTGTGGCCCCATTTCATTCTGCACATGGcctttctaaattaaatttggtTGCAACTCTAAGAATCCTCATGGATTTCAGCCCTTGTACATGGGCCTTTTTATGATGACTTCTTTCCAAACTAACTCCTTGAGCCCATCTGAATTTAATtagagacaagaaaaaaaatcatttcacatgccaaacaagaTTAAATCacattatctaattaatattcttattttaacacATAAAGCTCTTTTAACCCAAGatatttaagagtattaatatcacataaTTGACCATTAATCACCCTACTTGCAATGCAGTATAGATCGCTCCCAGCTTGGGGTCAGCTTGGTATTTCATTTTGATGGAATCAAACCCAGTCATGGTCACCGTGAGGGTGGTAAGTAGAGCAGCCTTACAGCTCAAGGCGTCAGCAACTCTACTTTTAGATGCTTATGTTTGAGTACAAAGGAGAACAGCTAGAAGAAGTCTACCCAGCGAGTGTGTTTGGCGCTCAAGTGTTTCTGAGTTTGGAGATGTCGTAGGGAATCATGATCTGTGTAGAGTATAAATTCCCTGTGGATGAGGTAATGTCTCCAGTGTCACAGGGCTTGCACTTGTGCGTAAAATTCTAGATCATAGGTTGAGTAGTGGCGTCGGGTTTCATTGAGCTtctcactgaagaaggctatgggatGGCCATGTTGGCTAAGTACGCCACCAATACCTATGTGAGATGCATCGTAAGCAACTTCGAATGGTTGCTTAAAATCTGGTAGCCGTAGAACAAGGGCCTTGGTGTGGTTCTGTTTGATAGTCTGGAATGCCCGTTCCACGGTCGTGGTCTATAAAATGACCCATTCTTTGTGCACTCAATAATGGGAGCCATGATACTGCTGAAGTTCCGAATGAAACGCCTGTTGAATGAAGCAAGCCCATGGAAGCTACGTGCTTCGTGTACATTCGTTAGAGTGGGCCAATCCCAAATAGCTTGTACCTTTGATGGATCAGTAGAGACCCCTTGGTCAGAgataataaatatgagaaatgcCGCCTAATTCTTTGGGTGGATGGAAAAAATCTCGAATCGTAGAACTTGTAGTACTTTACGAAGGTGGTCTAAGTGGGTAGAATAATCGCGGCTGTACACAAGAATATCGTCGAAATAGACTACAATAAACTTGTTTATAATGGGCCGTAAAATCTGTGTCATTACCTACATGAATGTACTGGGGGCGTTTGTTAGTCCGAATGGCATCACCAACCACTCAAAAAGCCCATCCTTTGTCTTGAAAGTTGTTTTCGACTCATCGTTGGGGCGTAGTCAAATTTGATGGTAGCCACTCCGCAAGTcaatcttgaaaaaaatttgCACACCATGCAACACATCTAGCATATCGTCCAAGCCAGGGATAGGGAATCGgtattttactataattttattgatggcCCAACTGTCAATGCACATGCGTCAGCTACAGTCCTTTTTAAGAGTGAGTAAGGCGAGCACTGCGCAAGGGCAAAGGCTCTCACAAATAAACCATTTGTCAAGTAAACTCTGGACTTCTTGTTGTAGTTCTTTGTGTTCGGTTGGACTCATCTGATATGCAGGCAAGTTGGGCAAGTTTGCGCTTGGAACTAAATCTATAGCATGTTGTATGTCCCTCATGAGCGATAATGCTCGAGGTAGTTCGTCTGGAGTAATGTCAAAGAATTCCTCCAAAAGTGATGTCAATTTTGTTGCCAGTGACTTAGTCATTGGTGGTGGCCCAGTGGATTTGGCAATTAGTGCAAAAATAATACCACTATCTTGGCTTACTTGCTTGAACCCTCTCAATGCTAGTATCCGCTCTTCGCCATAAGGGTAGTCAAAGTCATGTATTTTCATGGGTTGTAGGACCACTTTCCTGCCACCAAACACAAAGGAATACGAGTTCTTATAGCCATCAAACTTGACTCTTCGGTCAGAAAACCA is drawn from Juglans regia cultivar Chandler chromosome 5, Walnut 2.0, whole genome shotgun sequence and contains these coding sequences:
- the LOC109003401 gene encoding uncharacterized protein LOC109003401 — its product is MRTCHLFLGHPWFSDRRVKFDGYKNSYSFVFGGRKVVLQPMKIHDFDYPYGEERILALRGFKQVSQDSGIIFALIAKSTGPPPMTKSLATKLTSLLEEFFDITPDELPRALSLMRDIQHAIDLVPSANLPNLPAYQMSPTEHKELQQEVQSLLDKWFICESLCPCAVLALLTLKKDCS